In Candidatus Terasakiella magnetica, the sequence TCCACATTCAAATCGATCTGTATGTTTGGGTTCCTTTCCTTAAAGGATTTCAGCAATCCCAACAGTTTTGTTTCTGCAAAATCTTGTGTGGTACCGATACGGATCCGCCCTCTTGTGCTGAGTTGTTCACATTCAGAAAGCAGGACGTCGTTCATGGATAGCATTTTACGGGCCTGCTCTAAAAAACGATAACCCGCATCCGTAATCGTTTTTCCTCTGCCTTGTGAATTAAACAGGGGGATACGTACGTTTTCTTCAAGCTTTTTCATTTGCAAGCTGACCGTTGGTGCAGATATTTCCAACACGTCAGCTGCCTGAGCAAAGCTGCCTTGCTCGGCCACAGCTACAAAGGTTCTGAGCTGGCTTAAATCCAGATACTCCATCACAATACCATTCGATTGATTAATAATATTAATGTTTATTTTATATAGATTGCATTTATCAATCAATCAAAACCCAATAACCTCTCAAACTGTCGATACAGAAAAAGGAAAGAAACACATGGCATGTGATACGATTTTATTTGATATTAATGAAACCGTCCTTGACCTGTCTTCGCTTAAACCCAGATTTGAAAAGGTTTTCAAAGACAACTCGATCATGCCAATCTGGTTTACGATTTTGCTTCACAACTCAACCGTCTGTTCTCTAACCAAGGTGAATACCGAGTTTGCCACACTTGCCGGTATTGCATTGGACAATATTGCTGCACGTCGGGGTATCTCTTTAAGCGGTGAACAACGCACAGACATCCTAAGCGGTTTTGCAAGCCTACAGCCCCACAGTGATATTATTCCGGCCCTGAAAACCTTACGTTCAAATGGCTATCGCACGGTGGCTTTTTCCAACTCTTCGATTGAGCTGGTTACCAACCAGATAAAAAATGCTGGCTTGAATGACTATTTTGACCGGATTATTTCTGTTGAAGAAAGCGGCTCTTTCAAACCGGATGCAAAGGTCTATATCTATGGGGCAGAAAAACTGGAGAGACCTTTAGAAGATCTACGCCTTGTCGCAACGCACGACTGGGACACTCACGGAGCCATTACGACGGGGATGAAAGCTGCATATATTGATAGAACAGGTGTACCATACAATCCATTGTTCAAGCGCCCAGATGTTTTTGGGACAGATATGCGCGAGATTGTCGAGCAGTTCATGGCTGAAGACGCCAAGAACAACGAAGCCTTATAATTTAATAAAAGAGGAAGCCCCCAAATGAGCACCCAACAGATCATCTTTCACCACTATCCCCAATCGCCTGTGAGTGAAAAAGTCAGGATCATCTTTGGTATGAAAAACCTGACCTGGAAATCCGTGCTTATTCCCCGTTTGCCGCCTAAAACCAATTTGACACCTCTAACAGGTGGGTATCGCCTCACCCCGGTAATGCAGATCGGGGCGGATATCTATTGCGATACCAAATGCATTATTCAGGAGCTTGAACACCGCTTCCCAACACCTAATTTCTTTCCTGATCATCTTTCCTGCGGGCTTGGTCAATGGACAGACGGGCCTTTATTTAAAGATGTGGTCACGGTTGCCCTGGTGGAAATGAGCCCGAACATGCCCCCAGAATTTTTAGCGGATCGGGGGCCTCTGTATTTTGGTCCGGATTTCTCGCTGGATGATATAAAGGCAAAATACAATGAAAGCCTGTCCAATATTCGCACACAATTTGGCTGGATCGATAAAACCCTTCAATCCCGTGACTTTCTAAACGGTCCTAATTCGGGTCTGTCTGATGCGTTGGTTTATTATCTCCTCTGGTTCCTGCGCGACCGTCTGCTAAAAGATAACCC encodes:
- a CDS encoding glutathione S-transferase family protein; the protein is MSTQQIIFHHYPQSPVSEKVRIIFGMKNLTWKSVLIPRLPPKTNLTPLTGGYRLTPVMQIGADIYCDTKCIIQELEHRFPTPNFFPDHLSCGLGQWTDGPLFKDVVTVALVEMSPNMPPEFLADRGPLYFGPDFSLDDIKAKYNESLSNIRTQFGWIDKTLQSRDFLNGPNSGLSDALVYYLLWFLRDRLLKDNPFLQQFPNLMEWAERIDTIGHGTSDDMSDLDALEIARKAQPQTPEQEDPLDPFGLQVGEKIAISPVAGGPKVEGALHHLCADRMTLLREDEQVGQVCVHFPRLGYRVERTSDKQE
- a CDS encoding haloacid dehalogenase type II → MACDTILFDINETVLDLSSLKPRFEKVFKDNSIMPIWFTILLHNSTVCSLTKVNTEFATLAGIALDNIAARRGISLSGEQRTDILSGFASLQPHSDIIPALKTLRSNGYRTVAFSNSSIELVTNQIKNAGLNDYFDRIISVEESGSFKPDAKVYIYGAEKLERPLEDLRLVATHDWDTHGAITTGMKAAYIDRTGVPYNPLFKRPDVFGTDMREIVEQFMAEDAKNNEAL